Proteins encoded in a region of the Vicia villosa cultivar HV-30 ecotype Madison, WI linkage group LG5, Vvil1.0, whole genome shotgun sequence genome:
- the LOC131607845 gene encoding beta-amyrin 28-monooxygenase-like gives MVIFFQSLFLILITLIVSTCVFHKRKQASTKNLPPGTFGWPLVGESYQFLFKNIENFIQERSKKYSSEIFKTKLLGEKTVVMFGPNANKFMSMNESKLVKVWYLKTQCKLFNLPYQNQNQNQIRVVVASAPVKILGFLKPEGIVKYMKNNNKIESIIHKHFMTHWEGKKELKVYPLVKSFSISLAYQFFLGIDEPNYVAKFATEFENLYSGIYSVPVNFPGSTFRKAMKSASEIRKEIQFLIKDKIDSLSNGKVMDDLLAYIVDAEMSGKYVPKIEISNIIMGLMNSSFISIAITLAFMIKHIGLRHDIYQRILSEHSEVKRSSKGSDTSVLDWESIQKLKYTWAVAQETMRLYSAAPGAFREAKTDITYEGFTIPKGWKIFWAFVGTNKNPKYFNEPESFDPSRFEGNNVHAPYSFIPFGAGPRSCPGKDYTRFVILTFIHNLVTKFKWEVIVPDEKVSGALIPIPAEGVPIRLYKL, from the exons ATGGTTATCTTTTTCCAATCCTTGTTCCTAATTTTGATTACCTTGATAGTATCTACTTGTGTTTTCCACAAAAGAAAACAAGCTAGCACAAAAAACTTGCCACCAGGTACTTTTGGTTGGCCATTAGTTGGTGAAAGTTACCAATTTTTGTTCAAAAACATTGAAAATTTTATTCAAGAAAGATCAAAAAAGTACTCATCAGAGATTTTCAAAACAAAGCTATTGGGAGAAAAAACAGTGGTCATGTTTGGTCCTAATGCTAACAAATTCATGTCAATGAATGAATCAAAACTTGTCAAAGTTTGGTACTTGAAAACTCAGTGCAAGTTATTCAATCTTCcctatcagaatcagaatcagaatcaaatccGAGTAGTTGTAGCTTCTGCTCCGGTGAAAATTTTGGGGTTTCTTAAGCCCGAAGGAATAGTTAAATAcatgaagaacaacaacaaaattgaaTCAATCATACACAAACATTTCATGACACATTGGGAAGGAAAAAAAGAACTAAAAGTGTACCCTTTGGTGAAATCTTTTTCAATTTCATTAGCTTATCAATTCTTCTTAGGAATCGATGAGCCTAATTACGTAGCAAAATTTGCAACCGAGTTTGAGAATTTGTATTCCGGGATTTATTCGGTTCCTGTGAATTTTCCGGGCTCTACATTTCGTAAAGCAATGAAGAGTGCATCTGAAATTAGGAAAGAGATTCAGTTTTTGATTAAAGACAAGATTGATAGTTTGTCGAATGGAAAAGTTATGGATGATTTATTAGCATATATAGTTGATGCTGAGATGAGCGGAAAATATGTGCCTAAAATTGAAATAAGTAATATCATCATGGGGTTGATGAATTCTAGCTTTATCTCAATAGCTATCACTTTGGCTTTCATGATCAAACATATTGGATTGAGGCATGATATCTACCAAAGAATTCTATCAG AGCAttctgaagttaaaagatcatcGAAAGGAAGTGATACATCAGTGCTAGATTGGGAGAGCATACAGAAGCTGAAATATACATGGGCTGTTGCACAAGAAACCATGAGACTCTACTCAGCTGCACCAGGAGCATTCAGAGAGGCTAAAACCGATATCACCTATGAAGGTTTTACAATTCCAAAGGGATGGAAG ATATTTTGGGCGTTTGTTGGAACAAATAAGAATCCGAAATACTTTAATGAGCCGGAAAGTTTTGATCCTTCAAGATTTGAAGGGAATAATGTTCATGCACCATATAGTTTTATACCCTTTGGAGCAGGGCCAAGATCTTGTCCTGGAAAGGACTATACCCGGTTTGTGATTCTCACTTTCATTCACAATCTTGTAACAAAGTTTAAATGGGAAGTTATAGTTCCTGATGAGAAAGTATCTGGTGCTTTGATACCTATCCCTGCTGAGGGAGTTCCTATCCGTCTTTATAAATTGTAA
- the LOC131607846 gene encoding UDP-arabinose 4-epimerase 1-like isoform X1, translating to MLNFVRSRTQARTTRPTTMGSMDYADPKRKGNFVGKVFLAAALTTICIIMIKRSPALNSPNPFAVHEPGIPHVLVTGGAGFIGSHATLRLLKDNYRVTIVDNLSRGNLGAVKVLQDLFPKPGRLQFIYADLGDANSVNKIFSENKFDAVMHFAAVAYVGESTVDPLKYYHNITSNTLLVLESMAKYDVKTFIYSSTCATYGEPETMPITEVTPQVPINPYGKAKKMAEDIILDFSKNSEMAIMILRYFNVIGSDPEGRLGEAPRPELREQGRISGACFDAARGIIPGLKVRGTDYKTSDGTCIRDYIDVTDLVDAHVKALEKAQPAKVGIYNVGTGKGSSVKEFVEACKKATGVNIKVEYLPRRPGDYAEVYSNPTKINRELKWSAQRTNLEESLRTAWRWQKSHRDGYGVPNVY from the exons ATGCTAAATTTTGTCAGGTCTAGAACTCAGGCAAGGACAACCAGACCTACAACAATGGGAA gtaTGGATTATGCAGACCCAAAAAGGAAGGGAAATTTTGTTGGAAAAGTTTTTCTTGCTGCTGCATTAACGACAATATGTATTATCATGATCAAGCGATCTCCAGCTTTGAATTCCCCTAATCCG TTTGCCGTCCACGAACCTGGGATCCCTCATGTTTTAGTAACAGGTGGAGCAGGCTTTATTGGCTCACATGCTACTCTTCGACTTCTGAAGGATAACTATCGTGTCACCATAGTA GACAATCTATCACGAGGAAATTTGGGTGCCGTTAAGGTTCTTCAAGACTTATTTCCAAAACCCGGAAGGCTTCAATTTATATACGCTGACTTGGGAGACGCAAATTCG gttaataaaatattttcgGAGAACAAATTCGATGCTGTCATGCACTTTGCTGCTGTTGCATATGTAGGGGAAAGCACTGTGGATCCTCTTAA GTATTATCACAATATAACTTCAAATACCTTGTTGGTATTGGAATCTATGGCTAAATATGATGTGAAGACATTTATATATTCTAGTACATGTGCAACATACGGGGAACCCGAAACGATGCCTATTACGGAAGTAACACCGCAG GTCCCGATTAATCCCTATGGGAAAGCCAAGAAGATGGCAGAGGATATCATTCTTGATTTTTCTAAAAATTCAGAGATGGCAATAATGATTCTCAG ATACTTCAATGTGATTGGATCGGACCCTGAAGGAAGATTGGGCGAGGCTCCAAGACCTGAATTGCGAGAGCAAGGTCGAATATCTGGTGCCTGCTTTGATGCAGCTCGTGGTATTATTCCTGGCTTAAAG GTTAGAGGGACAGACTATAAGACGAGCGATGGAACTTGCATACGGGATTATATAGATGTAACAGACCTGGTTGATGCTCACGTGAAGGCTCTCGAAAAAGCACAACCTGCCAAAGTTGGTATCTACAATGTTGGCACTGGAAAGG GCAGCTCAGTGAAGGAGTTTGTCGAAGCTTGCAAAAAGGCTACAGGAGTGAACATCAAAGTAGAATACCTCCCTCGTCGTCCCGGTGATTACGCCGAAGTATATAGTAACCCAACAAAGATCAACCGTGAACTGAAATGGTCTGCACAACGCACGAATCTCGAAGAGAGTTTACGAACCGCATGGAGATGGCAGAAATCTCATCGTGACGGATACGGGGTTCCAAATGTATATTGA
- the LOC131607846 gene encoding UDP-arabinose 4-epimerase 1-like isoform X2 has translation MLNFVRSRTQARTTRPTTMGSMDYADPKRKGNFVGKVFLAAALTTICIIMIKRSPALNSPNPFAVHEPGIPHVLVTGGAGFIGSHATLRLLKDNYRVTIVDNLSRGNLGAVKVLQDLFPKPGRLQFIYADLGDANSVNKIFSENKFDAVMHFAAVAYVGESTVDPLKYYHNITSNTLLVLESMAKYDVKTFIYSSTCATYGEPETMPITEVTPQVPINPYGKAKKMAEDIILDFSKNSEMAIMILRYFNVIGSDPEGRLGEAPRPELREQGRISGACFDAARGIIPGLKVRGTDYKTSDGTCIRDYIDVTDLVDAHVKALEKAQPAKVGIYNVGTGKGSSVKEFVEACKKATGVNIKVEYLPRRPGDYAEVYSNPTKINRELKWSAQRTNLEESLRTAWRWQKSHRDGYGVPNVY, from the exons ATGCTAAATTTTGTCAGGTCTAGAACTCAGGCAAGGACAACCAGACCTACAACAATGGGAA gtaTGGATTATGCAGACCCAAAAAGGAAGGGAAATTTTGTTGGAAAAGTTTTTCTTGCTGCTGCATTAACGACAATATGTATTATCATGATCAAGCGATCTCCAGCTTTGAATTCCCCTAATCCG TTTGCCGTCCACGAACCTGGGATCCCTCATGTTTTAGTAACAGGTGGAGCAGGCTTTATTGGCTCACATGCTACTCTTCGACTTCTGAAGGATAACTATCGTGTCACCATAGTA GACAATCTATCACGAGGAAATTTGGGTGCCGTTAAGGTTCTTCAAGACTTATTTCCAAAACCCGGAAGGCTTCAATTTATATACGCTGACTTGGGAGACGCAAATTCG gttaataaaatattttcgGAGAACAAATTCGATGCTGTCATGCACTTTGCTGCTGTTGCATATGTAGGGGAAAGCACTGTGGATCCTCTTAA GTATTATCACAATATAACTTCAAATACCTTGTTGGTATTGGAATCTATGGCTAAATATGATGTGAAGACATTTATATATTCTAGTACATGTGCAACATACGGGGAACCCGAAACGATGCCTATTACGGAAGTAACACCGCAG GTCCCGATTAATCCCTATGGGAAAGCCAAGAAGATGGCAGAGGATATCATTCTTGATTTTTCTAAAAATTCAGAGATGGCAATAATGATTCTCAG ATACTTCAATGTGATTGGATCGGACCCTGAAGGAAGATTGGGCGAGGCTCCAAGACCTGAATTGCGAGAGCAAGGTCGAATATCTGGTGCCTGCTTTGATGCAGCTCGTGGTATTATTCCTGGCTTAAAG GTTAGAGGGACAGACTATAAGACGAGCGATGGAACTTGCATACGGGATTATATAGATGTAACAGACCTGGTTGATGCTCACGTGAAGGCTCTCGAAAAAGCACAACCTGCCAAAGTTGGTATCTACAATGTTGGCACTGGAAAGGGTAG CTCAGTGAAGGAGTTTGTCGAAGCTTGCAAAAAGGCTACAGGAGTGAACATCAAAGTAGAATACCTCCCTCGTCGTCCCGGTGATTACGCCGAAGTATATAGTAACCCAACAAAGATCAACCGTGAACTGAAATGGTCTGCACAACGCACGAATCTCGAAGAGAGTTTACGAACCGCATGGAGATGGCAGAAATCTCATCGTGACGGATACGGGGTTCCAAATGTATATTGA
- the LOC131605769 gene encoding GATA transcription factor 27-like: KLVTNIVSSPATPLWRQGPTKKPVLCNACGTRYRLRGNLDNYFPKHCPPNELSYRNNDFSENSSTNVLDSDDDEKDFYLHKSRIPSKKHNLKFVYKRKTSMEKFHEQLLNELKYEDIPDESSPEEVLLFENVNCFIPSNEIGVGAILLKQDGISKK; this comes from the exons aaattggtgACTAACATTGTTTCATCACCAGCTACTCCACTATGGCGCCAAGGACCAACAAAGAAGCCAGTATTGTGCAATGCATGTGGGACAAGATATAGACTTAGGGGAAATCTTGACAACTATTTTCCAAAGCATTGTCCTCCAAATGAACTCAGCTATAGAAACAATGATTTCAGTGAAAATTCATCAACCAATGTTTTAGATTCAGATGATG atgaAAAAGATTTTTACCTACACAAGTCTAGAATTCCTTCAAAGAAGCATAATCTGAAGTTTGTTTATAAGAGGAAGACATCAATGGAGAAGTTTCATGAACAACTTCTCAACGAGCTGAAATATGAGGATATCCCAGATGAGTCATCTCCAGAagaagttttgttgtttgaaaatgtCAATTGTTTCATACCTTCAAATGAAATTGGGGTTGGAGCAATTCTTCTTAAACAAGATGGTATTTCAAAGAAATAA